A single region of the Mycobacterium lentiflavum genome encodes:
- a CDS encoding DHH family phosphoesterase produces MTTIDPKTELDRAPVAGARVDAVGAAELLSAATAIAVICHVHPDADTIGAGLALATVLDRSDKHVEVSFAAPATLPESLRSLPGCQLLVSPDTMRRDVDLVVTVDVPSRKRLGALGDAFAPDQPLLVIDHHASNEMFGTANYVDSSADSTTLLVAELFDAWGKPIDRDVAHCIYAGLTTDTGSFRWASARAFRLAARLVELGVDNAKISRTLMDTHPFVWLPLLSRVLGSAQLVPDAVEGRGLVYAVVDNQDWTNSRPEEVESIVDIVRTTQQAEVAAVFKEVDPQQWSVSMRAKAEVDLAAVASVFGGGGHRLAAGYSTSGSIDEVVASLRTALG; encoded by the coding sequence GTGACGACCATCGACCCGAAGACTGAGCTGGACCGCGCCCCGGTCGCGGGGGCGCGGGTAGACGCGGTCGGTGCCGCCGAGTTGCTTTCGGCGGCAACGGCAATCGCGGTGATTTGCCACGTCCATCCCGACGCCGACACAATCGGCGCGGGGCTGGCACTGGCCACGGTGCTCGACCGAAGCGACAAACACGTCGAGGTCAGCTTTGCCGCGCCGGCCACGCTGCCGGAGTCGCTGCGTTCGCTGCCCGGGTGCCAGCTGCTGGTGAGCCCGGACACGATGCGCCGGGACGTCGATTTGGTTGTGACGGTGGATGTTCCGAGCCGCAAGAGGCTCGGCGCGCTCGGCGACGCGTTCGCCCCGGACCAGCCGCTGCTGGTGATCGATCACCATGCCTCCAACGAGATGTTCGGTACCGCGAATTACGTTGACTCGTCTGCGGATTCGACGACGCTGTTGGTGGCCGAACTGTTCGACGCCTGGGGCAAGCCGATCGACCGCGACGTCGCGCACTGCATCTACGCCGGGCTGACCACCGACACCGGCTCGTTCCGCTGGGCCAGTGCCCGCGCGTTCCGGCTGGCCGCGCGGCTGGTCGAGCTCGGTGTGGACAACGCCAAGATCAGCCGGACGCTGATGGACACTCACCCGTTCGTGTGGCTGCCGCTGTTGTCGCGGGTGCTCGGCTCGGCGCAACTGGTGCCGGACGCGGTCGAGGGGCGTGGGTTGGTGTATGCGGTCGTCGACAACCAGGACTGGACCAATTCACGTCCGGAGGAAGTCGAGAGCATCGTCGACATTGTGCGCACCACGCAGCAGGCCGAGGTCGCCGCGGTGTTCAAAGAGGTTGACCCGCAACAGTGGTCGGTGTCGATGCGGGCCAAGGCCGAGGTGGACTTAGCCGCCGTTGCGTCGGTGTTCGGTGGCGGTGGCCACCGGCTCGCCGCCGGCTATTCGACCTCCGGCTCGATCGACGAGGTGGTGGCCTCGCTGCGGACGGCGCTGGGCTAG
- a CDS encoding enoyl-CoA hydratase, which produces MSDDDILLISTDERVRTLTLNRPQSRNALSAALRDRFFGALTAAETDDDVDVVILTGADPVFCAGLDLKELGDSTALPDISPRWPSMTKPVIGAINGAAVTGGLELVLYCDIVIASEQARFADTHARVGLLPTWGLSVRLPQKVGVGLARRMSMTGDYLSAADALRAGLATEVVPHDRLLPTARQVAASIVGNNQDAVRALLASYHRIDESQTSAGLWLEAMAARQFRTTGADIAANREAVLQRGRAQVR; this is translated from the coding sequence ATGAGCGACGACGACATCCTGCTGATCTCCACCGACGAGCGGGTGCGCACCCTGACCCTGAACCGGCCGCAGTCGCGCAATGCGCTGTCCGCGGCGCTGCGGGATCGGTTCTTCGGGGCGCTGACCGCGGCCGAAACCGATGACGACGTCGACGTCGTGATCCTCACCGGAGCCGATCCGGTGTTCTGCGCCGGGCTGGATCTCAAAGAGCTGGGCGATTCGACCGCACTGCCCGACATCTCGCCGCGATGGCCATCGATGACCAAGCCGGTGATCGGCGCGATCAACGGAGCCGCGGTCACCGGCGGGCTGGAGCTGGTGCTGTACTGCGACATCGTGATCGCGTCGGAGCAGGCCCGCTTCGCCGACACGCACGCCCGGGTGGGCCTGCTGCCGACCTGGGGCCTGTCCGTTCGGCTGCCCCAAAAGGTGGGCGTGGGTTTGGCCCGGCGGATGAGCATGACCGGCGACTACCTGTCCGCCGCCGACGCACTGCGCGCCGGCCTGGCCACCGAGGTGGTGCCACACGACCGGCTGCTGCCCACGGCACGCCAGGTGGCCGCGTCGATCGTCGGCAACAACCAGGACGCGGTGCGCGCATTGCTGGCCTCCTACCACCGCATCGACGAGTCGCAGACCAGCGCGGGCCTGTGGCTGGAAGCCATGGCGGCCAGGCAATTTCGCACCACCGGCGCCGATATCGCCGCCAACCGGGAGGCCGTGCTGCAACGCGGACGGGCTCAGGTGCGGTAG
- the infB gene encoding translation initiation factor IF-2, whose amino-acid sequence MAGKARVHELAKELGVTSKEVLARLNEQGEFVKSASSTVEAPVARRLRESFGGGKPSAGAKSAPKAPDRSLDKALDRAIQKPSGNGAAAAAPAKPAETAAAPAAKPAPAAAPASGTETSAAPTPAPRRPAPPPARPSAPSPGQPKPPSPGGQAPSQQPPSPGATPGPRPGPIPKPAARTPRVGNNPFSSAQPVDRPIPRPQAPRPGAPRPGAPRPGGGASPGSMPPRPGGGSGGTGGGFRGPRPGGGARPGGGRPGGPGGGRDGGGGGNYRGGGGGVGAAPGGGGGFQGRPGGGGPGGGGRPGQRGGAAGAFGRPGGAPRRGRKSKRAKRAEYENMQAPVVGGVRLPHGNGETIRLARGASLSDFADKINANPASLVQALFNLGEMVTATQSVGDETLELLGSEMNYVVQVVSPEDEDRELLESFDLTYGEDEGGEDDLQTRPPVVTVMGHVDHGKTRLLDTIRNASVREGEAGGITQHIGAYQVPVDFEGTERLITFIDTPGHEAFTAMRARGAKATDIAILVVAADDGVMPQTVEAINHAQAADVPIVVAVNKIDKEGADPAKIRGQLTEYGLVAEDFGGDTMFVDISAKQGTNIEALEEAVLLTADAALDLRANPDMEAQGVAIEAHLDRGRGPVATVLIQRGTLRVGDSIVAGDAYGRVRRMVDEHGEDVHEALPSRPVQVIGFTSVPGAGDNLLVVDEDRIARQIADRRSARKRNALAARSRKRISLEDLDSALKETSQLNLILKGDNAGTVEALEEALMGIEIDDEVELRVIDRGVGGITETNVNLASASDAVIIGFNVRAEGKATELANREGVDIRYYSVIYQAIDEIEKALRGMLKPIFEENQLGRAEIRAIFRSSKVGVIAGCLITSGIVRRNAKARLLRDNIVVADNLTISSLRREKDDVTEVREGFECGMTLTYSDIKEGDVIESFELVEKERA is encoded by the coding sequence GTGGCAGGTAAGGCCCGCGTACACGAGTTGGCTAAGGAACTCGGTGTCACCAGCAAGGAAGTTCTCGCCCGACTGAATGAACAGGGCGAATTCGTCAAATCCGCATCGTCGACCGTAGAAGCGCCGGTGGCGCGGCGGCTGCGCGAGTCGTTCGGTGGCGGCAAGCCGTCGGCCGGCGCCAAGAGCGCCCCGAAGGCCCCGGACCGCTCGCTCGACAAGGCACTGGACCGGGCGATTCAGAAGCCCTCCGGAAACGGTGCGGCGGCGGCTGCTCCGGCGAAGCCCGCTGAGACAGCGGCTGCCCCGGCCGCCAAGCCCGCACCGGCGGCTGCCCCGGCTTCGGGGACCGAAACGTCCGCGGCGCCGACGCCTGCGCCGCGACGGCCCGCGCCGCCGCCCGCGCGTCCCTCGGCGCCGTCGCCCGGGCAGCCGAAACCGCCGTCGCCCGGCGGCCAGGCGCCCAGCCAGCAGCCGCCGTCGCCCGGTGCGACGCCCGGCCCGCGGCCCGGCCCGATCCCGAAGCCGGCGGCCCGTACCCCGCGCGTCGGCAACAACCCGTTCTCCTCGGCGCAGCCCGTCGACCGGCCCATTCCGCGTCCGCAGGCGCCGCGCCCGGGTGCGCCCCGGCCCGGCGCACCGCGCCCCGGCGGCGGTGCGTCGCCCGGCAGCATGCCGCCGCGTCCCGGTGGGGGTAGCGGTGGCACCGGCGGTGGGTTCCGTGGCCCGCGGCCCGGTGGCGGCGCCCGTCCCGGCGGTGGCCGGCCCGGTGGTCCCGGCGGCGGCCGCGACGGCGGTGGCGGCGGCAACTACCGCGGCGGCGGCGGTGGCGTCGGTGCCGCGCCCGGCGGTGGCGGCGGTTTCCAAGGTCGTCCCGGCGGCGGAGGCCCCGGCGGCGGTGGCCGTCCCGGCCAGCGCGGTGGTGCGGCCGGTGCGTTCGGCCGACCCGGTGGCGCGCCCCGGCGCGGCCGCAAGTCGAAGCGGGCGAAGCGCGCCGAGTACGAGAACATGCAGGCCCCGGTCGTCGGTGGGGTGCGGTTGCCGCACGGCAACGGCGAGACCATCCGGCTGGCCCGCGGCGCGTCGCTGAGCGACTTCGCCGACAAGATCAACGCCAACCCGGCTTCGCTGGTGCAGGCGCTGTTCAACCTCGGCGAGATGGTCACCGCGACCCAGTCGGTCGGAGACGAGACACTCGAGCTGCTGGGCAGCGAGATGAACTACGTCGTCCAGGTGGTCAGTCCCGAGGACGAAGACCGTGAGCTGCTGGAGTCGTTCGACCTCACCTACGGCGAGGACGAGGGTGGCGAGGACGATCTGCAGACCCGTCCGCCGGTGGTGACCGTCATGGGTCACGTCGACCACGGTAAAACCCGACTGCTGGACACCATTCGAAACGCCAGCGTCCGGGAGGGTGAGGCCGGTGGCATCACCCAGCACATCGGCGCCTACCAGGTTCCGGTCGACTTCGAGGGCACCGAGCGGCTGATCACCTTCATCGACACCCCGGGTCACGAGGCGTTCACCGCCATGCGTGCCCGTGGTGCCAAGGCCACCGACATCGCGATCCTGGTGGTCGCCGCCGACGACGGCGTGATGCCGCAGACGGTGGAGGCGATCAACCACGCGCAGGCGGCCGACGTGCCGATTGTGGTGGCGGTCAACAAGATTGACAAGGAAGGCGCCGACCCGGCCAAGATCCGTGGCCAGCTCACCGAATACGGTTTGGTGGCAGAGGATTTCGGTGGCGACACGATGTTCGTCGACATCTCGGCCAAGCAGGGCACCAACATCGAGGCGCTGGAAGAAGCGGTGCTGCTGACCGCCGATGCCGCCTTGGACCTGCGCGCCAACCCCGACATGGAAGCCCAGGGTGTGGCGATCGAGGCGCACCTGGACCGCGGTCGCGGACCCGTTGCCACCGTGCTGATCCAGCGCGGCACGCTGCGGGTCGGTGACTCGATCGTCGCCGGCGACGCCTACGGCCGCGTTCGGCGGATGGTCGACGAGCACGGCGAGGACGTCCACGAGGCGCTGCCGTCGCGGCCGGTGCAGGTCATCGGCTTCACGTCGGTGCCCGGCGCCGGCGACAACCTGCTGGTCGTCGACGAGGACCGCATCGCCCGCCAGATCGCCGACCGGCGCAGCGCCCGCAAGCGCAACGCCCTCGCGGCGCGTTCGCGCAAGCGGATCAGCCTGGAGGACCTGGACTCGGCGCTGAAGGAAACCAGCCAGCTGAACCTGATCCTCAAGGGCGACAACGCCGGTACCGTCGAGGCGCTCGAAGAGGCCCTGATGGGAATCGAGATCGACGACGAGGTGGAACTGCGCGTCATCGACCGCGGCGTCGGTGGCATCACCGAGACCAACGTCAACCTGGCGTCGGCCTCGGACGCGGTGATCATCGGCTTCAACGTGCGTGCCGAGGGCAAGGCGACCGAGCTGGCCAACCGTGAAGGCGTGGACATCCGCTACTACTCGGTGATCTACCAGGCCATCGACGAGATCGAGAAGGCCCTGCGCGGCATGCTCAAGCCGATCTTCGAGGAGAACCAGCTGGGCCGCGCGGAGATCCGCGCGATCTTCCGGTCCTCGAAGGTCGGTGTCATCGCCGGCTGCCTGATCACCTCCGGCATCGTGCGGCGCAACGCCAAGGCCCGGTTGTTGCGCGACAACATCGTGGTCGCCGACAACCTGACGATCTCGTCGCTGCGCCGCGAGAAGGACGACGTGACCGAGGTTCGCGAGGGCTTCGAATGCGGTATGACGCTGACCTATTCGGACATCAAGGAAGGCGACGTCATCGAATCCTTCGAGCTCGTCGAGAAGGAGCGCGCCTGA
- the rbfA gene encoding 30S ribosome-binding factor RbfA, whose product MADPARARRLAKRINTIVASAIEFEIKDPRLDGVTIVDTKVTADLHDATVFYTVLGPTLDDEPDYEGAAAALDRAKGTLRTMVGAGTGVRFTPTLTFSRDTTTDTVARMDELLARARAADADVARVRVGAKPAGEADPYRESGAADAEDRGDDHRPED is encoded by the coding sequence ATGGCGGACCCGGCACGGGCGCGCCGGCTGGCCAAGAGGATCAACACCATCGTCGCCTCGGCGATCGAATTCGAGATCAAGGATCCGAGACTGGATGGCGTGACGATCGTCGACACCAAGGTGACCGCCGACCTGCACGACGCGACGGTGTTCTACACCGTGTTGGGACCCACGCTGGACGACGAGCCCGACTACGAGGGGGCCGCTGCCGCGCTGGACCGGGCCAAGGGAACGTTGCGCACCATGGTCGGTGCGGGTACCGGCGTGCGCTTCACTCCCACGCTGACGTTCAGCCGGGACACCACCACCGACACCGTGGCGCGGATGGATGAGCTGCTGGCGCGCGCCCGTGCGGCCGACGCCGACGTGGCGCGGGTTCGGGTGGGAGCCAAGCCGGCCGGGGAGGCCGATCCCTACCGTGAGAGTGGGGCAGCGGACGCTGAGGACCGCGGTGACGACCATCGACCCGAAGACTGA